One region of Xylanimonas ulmi genomic DNA includes:
- a CDS encoding class C sortase, whose amino-acid sequence MLILAVLGVGVLQYPSAVSWFTAHVQASQVTGYSEEVDRLPLAVREAELSDAVEYNSHLPGSPLGDPYNPGPEANPSVEGVAQYFDTLASTSAMARLRIPTIGVDLPIYHGTGDEALSHGVGHMFGSSLPVGGAGTHAVLAAHSGLVNAKMFDDLHKLQTGDRFTVIVLGEILTYEVDQILVVTPNDTEALRAEAERDYITLVTCTPIGVNSHRVLVRGERIATNAAASGSLAVPEAGQRPGFPWWAVIIVGVPSAFALALRPRRSSRPPRQPAPHRVAQHTPAPPAPTQPPLAQPAPPQPAPMQTPPPRRPFGRHLPEQPAPAPLPAQPCGRHCATTEERRPQPRPARRAARVPLWRRVLRALRVGRRQCRHGASRQPPETLSSASRSLASHAASSSRESSHP is encoded by the coding sequence GTGCTGATCCTCGCGGTCCTGGGCGTCGGCGTGCTGCAGTACCCGAGCGCGGTGAGCTGGTTCACCGCCCACGTCCAGGCGTCACAGGTCACCGGCTACAGCGAGGAGGTCGACCGGCTCCCGCTCGCCGTGAGAGAGGCTGAGCTCTCCGATGCGGTGGAGTACAACTCTCACCTGCCCGGCTCGCCCCTGGGCGACCCCTACAACCCCGGTCCCGAGGCGAACCCCTCCGTCGAGGGCGTCGCGCAGTACTTCGACACGCTCGCCTCGACCTCGGCGATGGCCCGCCTGCGCATCCCGACGATCGGCGTCGACCTGCCGATCTACCACGGCACCGGCGACGAGGCGCTCTCACACGGCGTCGGCCACATGTTCGGCTCGTCGCTGCCCGTCGGTGGCGCGGGAACCCACGCCGTCCTCGCCGCGCACTCCGGGCTCGTGAACGCCAAGATGTTCGACGACCTGCACAAGCTCCAGACCGGCGACCGCTTCACCGTCATCGTCCTCGGCGAGATCCTGACCTATGAGGTCGACCAGATCCTCGTCGTCACCCCCAACGACACCGAAGCGCTGCGCGCCGAAGCGGAGCGCGACTACATCACCCTCGTCACCTGCACGCCCATCGGCGTCAACTCCCACCGGGTGCTCGTGCGCGGCGAGCGCATCGCGACCAATGCCGCCGCCAGCGGGTCGCTCGCCGTCCCCGAGGCAGGCCAGCGTCCGGGCTTCCCGTGGTGGGCCGTGATCATCGTCGGCGTGCCGTCGGCGTTCGCCCTCGCGCTCCGCCCGCGGCGCTCGTCGCGCCCACCGCGCCAGCCCGCACCACACCGAGTCGCGCAGCACACGCCCGCGCCGCCCGCACCCACGCAGCCCCCGCTCGCGCAGCCCGCACCCCCGCAGCCCGCACCCATGCAGACCCCGCCCCCGCGTCGCCCATTCGGGCGGCACCTGCCCGAGCAACCCGCGCCCGCACCGCTCCCGGCGCAGCCCTGCGGACGTCACTGCGCCACCACCGAGGAGCGCCGCCCGCAGCCGCGTCCCGCGCGGCGCGCCGCCCGTGTCCCGCTCTGGCGGCGAGTCCTGCGCGCCCTTCGTGTCGGGCGCCGCCAGTGCCGCCACGGCGCCTCGCGTCAGCCGCCCGAGACGCTCAGCTCGGCCTCTCGCAGCTTGGCCTCCCACGCGGCGTCGAGCTCGCGCGAGTCCAGCCACCCGTAG
- a CDS encoding ABC transporter permease subunit: MPTTAPQLDKAERKRLRTSHARDYGPGFIVKLVLMAAINALGVFGLLATWNSGAMGLFWGLLALLVAADYVYFSKRALPLKYIYPGLAFLLVFQIFVVGYTVYVSFTNYGDGHNGTKEQAVTALLAQNERRVEGSAAYPIAVVERDGELGFAVVAQDVSICEGAQPGDVCVGTSEDPLARVDDATHDGGAVTSVPGWSVLTFQQIVTEHQAEVTSLRVPVSDNPEDGSIRTTDGRNAFAFKSSLEWDEDAGTMTDVTTGTVFSANDRGLFEAEDGTTLNVGWRVSVGFENYITAFTDARYSGPFVRILVWTIAFAFLSVATTFLLGLFLAIVFNDARLKGRKIYRTLMIFPYAIPGFLAALIWSGMLNRSFGFINQVLLGGASIGWLTDPWLARLSVLGVNLWLGFPYMFLICTGALQSLPGDVMEAAKVDGAGKWRQWRSITMPLLLVSTAPLLISSFAFNFNNFTLIYMLTRGGPRFTDVSVPLGHTDILISMVYSVSGLDGTAPRNFGLASALSIVVFIIVGTISAIGFRQTRKLEEVM, from the coding sequence ATGCCAACGACGGCACCCCAGCTCGACAAGGCGGAGCGCAAGCGGCTCAGGACGTCGCACGCCCGCGACTACGGACCCGGCTTCATCGTCAAGCTCGTCCTCATGGCGGCGATCAACGCCCTCGGCGTCTTCGGTCTGCTCGCCACCTGGAACTCCGGCGCCATGGGCCTGTTCTGGGGTCTGCTCGCGCTGCTCGTCGCCGCCGACTATGTCTACTTCTCCAAGCGCGCGCTGCCGCTGAAGTACATCTACCCGGGGCTCGCCTTCCTGTTGGTCTTCCAGATCTTCGTGGTCGGCTACACGGTCTATGTGTCCTTCACCAACTACGGCGACGGCCACAACGGGACCAAGGAGCAGGCCGTCACCGCCCTGCTCGCCCAGAACGAGCGGCGCGTCGAGGGTTCGGCGGCCTATCCGATCGCCGTCGTCGAGCGTGACGGCGAGCTCGGCTTCGCCGTCGTCGCGCAGGACGTGTCGATCTGCGAGGGCGCCCAGCCCGGCGACGTGTGCGTCGGCACCTCCGAGGACCCCCTGGCGCGCGTCGACGACGCCACGCACGACGGCGGCGCCGTCACGTCGGTGCCCGGCTGGAGCGTCCTGACCTTCCAGCAGATCGTCACCGAGCACCAGGCCGAGGTGACCTCGCTGCGGGTGCCCGTCTCGGACAACCCCGAGGACGGCTCGATCCGCACCACCGACGGCCGCAACGCCTTCGCCTTCAAGTCCTCCCTGGAGTGGGACGAGGACGCGGGCACCATGACCGACGTGACCACCGGCACAGTGTTCTCCGCCAACGACCGCGGTCTGTTCGAGGCTGAGGACGGCACGACGCTCAACGTCGGCTGGCGGGTCTCCGTCGGGTTCGAGAACTACATCACGGCGTTCACCGACGCGCGCTACTCGGGCCCGTTCGTGCGGATCCTGGTGTGGACGATCGCGTTCGCGTTCCTCTCGGTCGCCACGACGTTCCTGCTCGGCCTGTTCCTGGCGATCGTCTTCAACGACGCACGGCTCAAGGGCCGCAAGATCTACCGCACGCTCATGATCTTCCCGTACGCCATCCCGGGCTTCCTCGCGGCGCTGATCTGGTCGGGCATGCTCAACCGGTCCTTCGGCTTCATCAACCAGGTGTTGTTGGGCGGAGCCTCGATCGGATGGCTGACCGACCCCTGGCTGGCGCGGCTCTCGGTGCTCGGAGTCAACCTGTGGCTCGGGTTCCCGTACATGTTCCTCATCTGCACCGGCGCGCTGCAGTCGCTGCCCGGTGATGTGATGGAGGCCGCGAAGGTCGACGGCGCCGGCAAGTGGCGCCAGTGGCGCTCGATCACCATGCCGCTGCTGCTGGTCTCGACCGCGCCGCTGCTGATCAGCTCGTTCGCCTTCAACTTCAACAACTTCACGCTGATCTACATGCTCACACGCGGTGGGCCACGGTTCACCGACGTGTCGGTGCCGCTCGGCCACACCGACATCCTCATCTCGATGGTCTACTCGGTCTCCGGCCTGGACGGCACCGCGCCACGCAACTTCGGCCTCGCGAGCGCCTTGTCGATCGTCGTGTTCATCATCGTCGGCACGATCTCCGCGATCGGGTTCCGGCAGACGCGCAAGCTTGAGGAGGTCATGTGA
- a CDS encoding SpaH/EbpB family LPXTG-anchored major pilin, with translation MKSTARGGIRAAGITLTAALIALGASGGPALADPAEGGGPQGRATPAVNLINQDSGSLTIHKYTHPGGEIGDPGSGLEIDPFAPPTGALPLEGVVFTAEQIDPATYDLKTNAGWSAVAGLTPQKIANDQIPLEAPVSSAETNSEGWAKIANLPVGAYLITETEYPSGTTPLPPFIVTVPVTDPGTAATPDTPGTPAKWVYDVHVYPKNPQTNASKTVSDADSAKKGDAVVWTILGDIPETNTVAEGAKIDGYRIVDVLDSRLTYGTYVPGETPSVDDTDATTVSLTTDPETVLSAGVDYTLSVEADDTDSKATKVQVTFTPAGLEKLEQNTDRQVKVVITTFVNASGDDVTDPTASGIISNQASIYPNAAAIEGEVEPVTTEKVVTKWGNVSILKQDAEEQTALPGATFAIYATKDDAENDQRRIDTQKTGDDGLAHFTVLRYSGWADGAETTAKQTYWIAEIAAPDGYSLNATPVEVEVDDADAKYDVTMDNAKKFVLPKTGGAGTLALTAAGALLISAAVLQVIRRRRRETVES, from the coding sequence GTGAAAAGCACAGCACGAGGCGGCATCCGCGCCGCTGGCATCACCTTGACGGCCGCGCTCATCGCGCTCGGCGCGTCCGGAGGACCGGCCCTCGCCGACCCGGCGGAGGGCGGCGGCCCTCAAGGGCGCGCGACGCCCGCGGTGAACCTGATCAACCAGGACTCCGGGTCGCTCACGATCCACAAGTACACGCACCCAGGCGGCGAGATCGGCGATCCCGGTTCGGGGTTGGAGATCGACCCGTTCGCCCCGCCGACCGGCGCCCTGCCGTTGGAAGGCGTCGTGTTCACCGCCGAACAGATCGACCCGGCGACGTACGACCTGAAGACCAACGCAGGCTGGTCCGCGGTCGCGGGCCTCACGCCACAGAAGATCGCGAATGACCAGATCCCTCTCGAGGCTCCCGTCTCAAGCGCCGAGACCAACTCGGAAGGCTGGGCGAAGATCGCGAATCTTCCTGTCGGCGCGTATCTGATCACCGAGACCGAGTACCCGTCTGGGACCACACCGCTGCCGCCCTTCATCGTCACCGTGCCGGTGACGGACCCGGGCACAGCCGCCACGCCCGACACGCCGGGAACCCCCGCGAAGTGGGTGTACGACGTCCACGTCTACCCGAAGAACCCGCAGACCAACGCCTCCAAGACCGTGTCTGACGCCGACAGCGCCAAGAAGGGCGACGCTGTCGTCTGGACCATCCTCGGCGACATTCCGGAGACCAACACCGTCGCAGAGGGCGCCAAGATCGACGGCTACCGGATCGTCGACGTTCTGGACTCCCGGCTCACCTACGGCACGTATGTCCCGGGGGAGACTCCCAGCGTCGACGACACCGACGCCACGACGGTCTCGCTCACCACGGACCCCGAGACGGTGCTGTCAGCGGGCGTCGACTACACGCTCTCGGTGGAGGCGGACGACACGGACTCTAAGGCCACCAAGGTCCAGGTGACCTTCACCCCGGCCGGGCTCGAGAAGCTGGAGCAGAACACCGACAGGCAGGTCAAGGTCGTCATCACGACCTTCGTCAACGCCTCCGGTGACGACGTCACTGACCCCACCGCCAGCGGCATCATCAGCAACCAGGCGTCCATCTACCCGAACGCCGCCGCCATCGAGGGCGAGGTGGAGCCGGTGACCACCGAGAAGGTCGTGACGAAGTGGGGCAACGTCTCCATCCTGAAGCAGGACGCAGAGGAGCAGACCGCCCTTCCGGGTGCGACGTTCGCGATCTACGCCACGAAGGACGACGCGGAGAACGACCAGCGCCGCATCGACACCCAGAAGACGGGCGACGACGGCCTCGCCCACTTCACGGTCCTGCGCTACTCCGGGTGGGCCGACGGCGCCGAGACGACCGCGAAGCAGACGTACTGGATCGCTGAGATCGCAGCGCCGGACGGGTACTCGCTCAACGCGACGCCGGTCGAGGTCGAGGTCGACGACGCAGACGCCAAGTACGACGTCACGATGGACAACGCCAAGAAGTTCGTGCTCCCGAAGACCGGTGGCGCGGGCACCCTCGCGCTGACCGCCGCGGGCGCGCTGCTGATCTCCGCGGCCGTGCTCCAGGTGATCCGCCGTCGCCGCCGCGAGACCGTCGAGAGCTGA
- a CDS encoding alpha-amylase family glycosyl hydrolase yields MTIVHAPFPTAEWWRTAVIYQIYPRSFADGNGDGVGDLPGITARLDHLAALGVDAVWLSPFYRSPQRDAGYDVADYRDVDPLFGTLADADALIARAHALGLRVLVDLVPNHTSSQHAWFQEALAAAPGSPERARYIFRDGRGEHGELPPNNWASIFGGRAWTRVADPRTGAQTGQWYLHLFDSSQPDLDWTNPQVRAEFEDVLRFWLRRGVDGFRVDVAHGLVKAEGLPDWDGQVAMVDGADPGAPEDGATAATDSGPMFDQDGVHDIYRAWRRVLDEFDDGERHARALVAEAWVEPLSRLARYVRDDEMQQAFNFSFLTSKWDAAQYRAVITESLTALDAVGAPATWVLSNHDVVRHTSRLGLAEPGSRPNGLFATDPQPDEALGLRRARAATLLMLALPGSAYVYQGEELGLPEHTTLPDDVREDPAYFRTEHAEAGRDGCRVPLPWEAGAPGFGFSATGATWLPQPSGWAAYAADAQSGVPGSTLEFYRAALRERRERGLGGNGLAWVDGSGPDVVAFRTLGADGRGLVVVANLGSTATPLPAGARVVLSSAPLAADGALPADTTAWIEAERPA; encoded by the coding sequence ATGACGATCGTCCACGCTCCGTTCCCCACCGCCGAGTGGTGGCGAACGGCCGTGATCTACCAGATCTACCCGCGGTCGTTCGCCGATGGGAACGGCGACGGCGTCGGGGACCTGCCCGGCATCACCGCGCGGCTCGACCACCTCGCCGCGCTCGGCGTCGACGCCGTCTGGCTCAGCCCGTTCTACCGCTCGCCGCAGCGCGACGCCGGATACGACGTCGCCGACTACCGCGACGTCGATCCCCTGTTCGGCACGCTCGCCGACGCCGACGCCCTCATCGCGCGCGCGCACGCGCTCGGCCTGCGGGTGCTGGTTGATCTGGTGCCGAACCACACCTCATCCCAGCACGCCTGGTTCCAGGAGGCGCTCGCCGCCGCGCCCGGATCGCCCGAGCGCGCGCGCTACATCTTCCGCGACGGGCGCGGCGAGCACGGAGAGCTGCCGCCCAACAACTGGGCGTCGATCTTCGGCGGGCGGGCGTGGACACGCGTCGCGGACCCGCGCACAGGCGCGCAGACCGGCCAGTGGTACCTGCACCTGTTCGACTCCTCCCAACCCGACCTCGACTGGACCAACCCGCAGGTGCGCGCCGAGTTCGAGGACGTGCTGCGGTTCTGGCTGCGCCGCGGCGTCGACGGCTTCCGGGTCGACGTCGCGCACGGTCTGGTCAAGGCCGAGGGTCTGCCCGATTGGGACGGACAGGTCGCGATGGTCGACGGCGCCGACCCGGGCGCCCCCGAGGACGGCGCCACCGCCGCGACCGACAGCGGTCCGATGTTCGACCAGGACGGCGTGCACGACATCTACCGCGCCTGGCGCCGGGTGCTCGACGAGTTCGACGACGGCGAGCGGCACGCGCGCGCGCTCGTCGCCGAGGCGTGGGTCGAGCCGCTCTCACGCCTCGCGCGGTACGTGCGCGACGACGAGATGCAGCAGGCGTTCAACTTCTCGTTCCTCACCTCGAAGTGGGACGCGGCCCAGTACCGCGCCGTGATCACCGAGTCGCTCACGGCCCTCGACGCCGTCGGCGCGCCCGCCACGTGGGTGCTGTCCAACCACGACGTCGTGCGCCACACGTCCCGGCTCGGGCTGGCCGAGCCGGGCTCACGGCCCAACGGCCTGTTCGCGACCGACCCGCAGCCCGACGAGGCGCTGGGCCTGCGCCGCGCGCGGGCCGCGACGCTGCTCATGCTGGCGCTGCCCGGATCGGCGTACGTCTACCAGGGTGAGGAGCTCGGCCTGCCCGAGCATACGACGCTGCCCGACGACGTCCGCGAGGACCCGGCGTACTTCCGCACCGAGCACGCCGAGGCCGGGCGCGACGGCTGCCGCGTGCCGCTGCCGTGGGAGGCCGGCGCGCCCGGCTTCGGCTTCTCCGCCACCGGCGCGACGTGGCTGCCCCAGCCCTCCGGCTGGGCCGCCTACGCGGCCGACGCGCAGAGCGGCGTCCCCGGATCGACGCTCGAGTTCTACCGTGCCGCGCTACGCGAGCGCCGCGAGCGTGGGCTCGGCGGCAACGGCCTGGCGTGGGTCGACGGCTCCGGGCCTGACGTCGTCGCGTTCCGCACCCTGGGGGCCGACGGGCGCGGCCTCGTCGTGGTGGCCAACCTGGGCTCGACGGCCACGCCGCTGCCCGCGGGGGCGCGCGTCGTGCTGTCGTCGGCGCCTCTGGCGGCCGATGGCGCGCTCCCCGCCGACACGACCGCCTGGATCGAGGCCGAGCGCCCCGCCTGA
- the dusB gene encoding tRNA dihydrouridine synthase DusB, translating to MNPTASATLQRVLPPLRLGPITVDTPVVLAPMAGVTNRAFRSLCREAGASTGHHPGLYVAEMVTSRALVERNTEALRIVTFGDDETPRSAQVYGVDPATVGAAVRIIASEDRADHVDLNFGCPVPKVTRKGGGGALPWKRTLFTDIVRAAVEAATPYGVPVTVKMREGIDDDHLTYLEAGAIAEGLGVAAVALHARTVAQHYSGAARWPSIARLKETVTSIPVLGNGDIWSGDDALRMVRETGADGVVVGRGCQGRPWLFADLAAAFHGETVRVRPTLAQVAQTVYRHGELMIDYYRDGDTAAHAAEAEGKAMRDLRKHMAWYLKGYAVGGEARHALALVSTLAQLRERLDALGDAPYPGEAAEGQRGRAGTPKTPHLPYGWLDSRELDAAWEAKLREAELSVSGG from the coding sequence ATGAACCCCACCGCCTCCGCGACGCTCCAGCGCGTCCTGCCGCCGCTGCGGCTCGGGCCGATCACGGTGGACACGCCCGTGGTGCTGGCGCCCATGGCGGGCGTCACCAACCGGGCGTTCCGCTCGCTGTGCCGCGAGGCCGGCGCCTCGACCGGCCACCACCCCGGCCTGTACGTCGCCGAGATGGTCACCTCGCGCGCGCTCGTCGAGCGCAACACCGAGGCGCTGCGCATCGTGACGTTCGGCGACGACGAGACGCCGCGCTCGGCGCAGGTCTACGGCGTCGACCCGGCGACCGTCGGCGCCGCCGTGCGGATCATCGCGAGCGAGGATCGCGCCGACCACGTCGACCTCAACTTCGGCTGCCCGGTGCCCAAGGTGACGCGCAAGGGCGGCGGCGGCGCGCTGCCGTGGAAGCGGACGCTGTTCACCGACATCGTGCGCGCCGCCGTCGAGGCGGCGACGCCGTACGGGGTGCCGGTGACGGTCAAGATGCGCGAGGGCATCGACGACGATCACCTGACGTACCTGGAGGCGGGGGCGATCGCCGAGGGGCTGGGCGTCGCGGCCGTCGCGCTGCACGCGCGCACCGTCGCCCAGCACTACTCGGGCGCGGCCCGCTGGCCGTCGATCGCGCGTCTGAAGGAGACGGTGACCTCCATCCCCGTGCTGGGCAACGGCGACATCTGGTCCGGCGACGACGCGCTGCGCATGGTGCGCGAGACCGGGGCGGACGGCGTCGTCGTCGGGCGCGGCTGCCAGGGGCGGCCGTGGCTGTTCGCCGACCTGGCCGCCGCATTCCACGGGGAGACCGTGCGCGTGCGCCCCACGCTGGCGCAGGTCGCCCAGACCGTCTACCGGCACGGCGAGCTGATGATCGACTACTACCGGGACGGCGACACGGCCGCGCACGCGGCCGAGGCCGAGGGCAAGGCCATGCGCGACCTGCGCAAGCACATGGCCTGGTACCTCAAGGGCTACGCCGTCGGCGGTGAGGCGAGGCACGCGCTCGCGCTGGTCTCGACGCTGGCGCAGCTGCGTGAGCGGCTCGACGCGCTGGGCGACGCCCCCTACCCGGGCGAGGCCGCCGAGGGGCAGCGCGGGCGGGCCGGGACGCCGAAGACGCCGCACCTACCCTACGGGTGGCTGGACTCGCGCGAGCTCGACGCCGCGTGGGAGGCCAAGCTGCGAGAGGCCGAGCTGAGCGTCTCGGGCGGCTGA
- a CDS encoding sugar ABC transporter substrate-binding protein, with translation MRRGILLTAAAAATLALTACGGGNGDAGDATPTPDDTAAETPAAAGALTVWVDETRLGPVQDAANAFTAETGTQVEIVQKNFEDIRTDFIAQVPTGEGPDITVGAHDWLGELTQNGVVAPIELGDKAGDFEDVAIAAFTQDGQVFGLPYAIENIALIRNTDLAPEAPATWDDAIAVATAAGTEFKVLVQTGTEGDPFHYYPLQTSFGAPVFEQNEDGSYNPVLKLGGEPGHNFANWLAEQGQAGNLSVDITSDIANEAFADGKAPFLIGGPWTLSNFEGLNISVDPIPSAGGETAAPFVGVQGFYLSAQSQNALVANDFLVNFLATEDVQTALYEAGGRPPALTAAAEAASADPIVAGFRAVGAEGVPMPSIPQMASVWAFWGVTQAQIISGQAADPAAAWDQMVSDIQGAID, from the coding sequence ATGCGACGTGGCATCCTTTTGACCGCCGCCGCCGCCGCGACGCTCGCCCTGACCGCCTGTGGAGGCGGCAACGGCGACGCCGGAGACGCGACCCCCACCCCCGACGACACCGCCGCGGAGACGCCGGCCGCGGCCGGCGCACTGACCGTCTGGGTCGACGAGACCCGCCTCGGCCCCGTCCAGGACGCCGCGAACGCCTTCACGGCCGAGACCGGCACCCAGGTCGAGATCGTCCAGAAGAACTTCGAGGACATCCGCACCGACTTCATCGCCCAGGTCCCCACGGGCGAGGGCCCCGACATCACCGTCGGCGCACACGACTGGCTCGGCGAGCTCACCCAGAACGGCGTGGTCGCGCCGATCGAGCTCGGCGACAAGGCCGGCGACTTCGAGGACGTCGCCATCGCGGCGTTCACGCAGGACGGCCAGGTCTTCGGCCTGCCGTACGCGATCGAGAACATCGCCCTGATCCGCAACACCGACCTCGCGCCCGAGGCTCCGGCGACGTGGGACGACGCGATCGCCGTGGCCACCGCCGCGGGCACCGAGTTCAAGGTGCTGGTCCAGACCGGCACCGAGGGCGACCCGTTCCACTACTACCCGCTGCAGACGTCGTTCGGCGCCCCGGTGTTCGAGCAGAACGAGGACGGCTCCTACAACCCCGTCCTCAAGCTCGGCGGCGAGCCCGGCCACAACTTCGCCAACTGGCTGGCCGAGCAGGGCCAGGCGGGCAACCTGTCGGTCGACATCACGTCGGACATCGCCAACGAGGCGTTCGCCGACGGCAAGGCGCCGTTCCTCATCGGCGGCCCGTGGACCCTGTCGAACTTCGAGGGCCTGAACATCTCGGTCGACCCGATCCCGTCGGCCGGTGGCGAGACCGCCGCTCCGTTCGTCGGCGTGCAGGGCTTCTACCTGTCCGCCCAGTCGCAGAACGCGCTCGTCGCCAACGACTTCCTCGTCAACTTCCTGGCGACCGAGGACGTCCAGACCGCGCTGTACGAGGCCGGCGGCCGTCCGCCGGCGCTGACCGCGGCCGCTGAGGCCGCCTCGGCCGACCCGATCGTGGCCGGCTTCCGCGCCGTCGGCGCCGAGGGCGTCCCGATGCCGTCGATCCCGCAGATGGCGTCCGTGTGGGCCTTCTGGGGCGTCACCCAGGCGCAGATCATCTCCGGCCAGGCCGCCGACCCGGCCGCCGCTTGGGACCAGATGGTCTCGGACATCCAGGGCGCGATCGACTGA
- a CDS encoding LacI family DNA-binding transcriptional regulator gives MSTDASGHAPIADAPGRPRLADVAAYAGVSTATVSRVLNGKSTVSSDTRQSVLAALDVLGYERPRTSTSRSAGLVGLVVPELTNPIFPAIAQAAESQLVKAGYTPLLCTQSPGGTTEDEYIETLVEHGVDGIVFVSGLHADTTATTTRYQSLRERGLPVVLVGGYARDVDAPQVATDEATATRLAVRHLVAQGHRRIGLALGPRRFVPSQRKRAGFVGGLVEAGLARDADDAATHVVSTLYTVEGGQVAANELFSGGHTALVCASDLMALGAMRAARSRGLRVPADVSVVGYDDSPLMAFTDPPLTTVRQPVATLTRVAVSMLLSEIRGERVTRDELLVEPELVVRASTGAVATPPHVPQGEP, from the coding sequence GTGTCCACTGACGCCTCCGGCCACGCCCCGATCGCCGACGCCCCTGGGCGCCCCCGACTCGCCGACGTCGCCGCGTACGCAGGCGTCTCGACGGCGACCGTCTCGCGCGTGCTCAACGGCAAGAGCACCGTGTCGAGCGACACCCGCCAGTCCGTGTTGGCCGCGCTCGACGTGCTCGGCTACGAGCGCCCGCGCACCTCGACATCGCGATCCGCCGGGCTGGTGGGTCTGGTGGTCCCGGAGCTCACCAACCCGATCTTCCCGGCGATCGCCCAGGCCGCCGAGTCCCAGCTCGTCAAGGCCGGCTACACCCCGCTGCTGTGCACCCAGTCGCCCGGCGGCACGACCGAGGACGAGTACATCGAGACCCTCGTCGAGCACGGCGTCGACGGCATCGTGTTCGTCTCCGGACTGCACGCCGACACCACCGCGACCACCACGCGGTACCAAAGCCTGCGCGAGCGCGGCCTGCCGGTCGTCCTGGTCGGCGGCTACGCGCGTGACGTCGACGCCCCCCAGGTCGCCACCGACGAGGCCACCGCGACCCGGCTGGCCGTGCGCCACCTGGTCGCCCAGGGCCACCGCAGGATCGGGCTCGCGCTCGGTCCGCGGCGGTTCGTCCCCTCGCAGCGTAAGCGCGCCGGCTTCGTCGGCGGCCTGGTCGAGGCGGGGCTCGCGCGCGACGCCGACGATGCGGCGACGCATGTGGTCTCGACGCTCTACACCGTCGAGGGTGGCCAGGTGGCCGCGAACGAGCTGTTCTCCGGCGGGCACACGGCGCTCGTGTGCGCCTCCGACCTCATGGCGCTCGGCGCCATGCGGGCCGCGCGCTCGCGCGGGCTGCGTGTGCCGGCCGACGTCTCGGTGGTGGGCTACGACGACTCGCCGCTCATGGCCTTCACCGATCCGCCGCTGACGACGGTGCGTCAGCCCGTCGCGACCCTCACCCGTGTCGCGGTGTCCATGCTGCTGTCCGAGATCCGCGGCGAGCGCGTCACGCGCGACGAGCTGCTCGTCGAGCCCGAACTGGTGGTCCGCGCGTCCACCGGCGCGGTCGCCACCCCACCGCACGTCCCGCAAGGAGAGCCATGA
- a CDS encoding response regulator transcription factor — protein sequence MIRLLLADDQALVRGALAALLDLESDLTVVAQVGRGDEVVAAALASRADVALLDVEMPGLDGIAAAAALRAQAPGCRSLIVTTFGRPGYLRRALDAGAAGFVVKDTPAEQLADAVRRVHAGLRVVDPDLAVQSLTVGDSPLTDRERDVLRLAEGGDTVAQIARSAFLSEGTVRNYLSAAIGKTGARTRAEAVRLARDNGWL from the coding sequence GTGATCCGCCTGCTGCTGGCCGACGACCAGGCCCTCGTGCGCGGCGCTCTCGCCGCGCTGCTCGACCTGGAGTCCGACCTGACGGTCGTCGCGCAGGTGGGCCGCGGAGACGAGGTCGTCGCCGCGGCGCTCGCCTCACGCGCCGACGTCGCGCTGCTCGACGTCGAGATGCCCGGCCTCGACGGCATCGCGGCCGCCGCCGCGCTGCGCGCGCAGGCGCCCGGGTGCCGCTCGCTCATCGTCACGACGTTCGGGCGTCCCGGCTACCTGCGCCGCGCGCTCGACGCCGGCGCGGCCGGGTTCGTGGTCAAGGACACCCCGGCCGAGCAGCTCGCCGACGCGGTGCGGCGCGTGCACGCGGGCCTGCGCGTCGTCGACCCGGACCTCGCGGTGCAGTCGCTCACGGTCGGCGACAGCCCGCTGACCGACCGTGAGCGCGACGTGCTGCGGCTGGCCGAGGGCGGTGACACGGTCGCCCAGATCGCGCGATCGGCGTTCCTGTCGGAGGGGACGGTGCGCAACTACCTGTCTGCGGCCATCGGCAAGACCGGGGCCCGTACCCGGGCCGAGGCCGTGCGCCTCGCACGCGACAACGGCTGGCTGTGA